A window of Rosa rugosa chromosome 7, drRosRugo1.1, whole genome shotgun sequence genomic DNA:
TTTTGAGAAATGACTACGTACTTTTGGGAGGGAACTCTTACAATCTTACATCCTAATAGTAGTTTAAACTTTGTTACTTAACAATGAATCAGATCAAATCTAAGTGCACAGTAGAAACCACTTTTCCTTTGCGTGAAAGGAGTCAAAGGGACAACTTTCCGAAGCATGATAATAATTTAGGAATgcgaaacaaggtgcaaagttTCTCGAGATTCGGTGCAAAAATGGTCTATCATCCAAGTCTAACGTTGATACACATAGTTTGTACTTTGTACGAATCTCCTTCAAGACATACTGAGACCCGTATTGGAGCAATCATACAGATGTAAAATGATCACTCCTTTTCCATTGTTAGGTGTCAAGTTAATGATTCAAATTGCAAGTTTACCTACCGAAAATGTAGGTGCAGATTGCATAATGCCtataaaataattttattttgtatataGTGGACGATATATATAATAAAACAAAAGTAGTGCATTATTCAGAATGTCCAACACTTATCTCATGGATTAGCGCCGGCGCCaaactctctcttcctcttctaaGCTAGGCCTGGTTTGGACTAGTAGTCAATTAATTGATTGCATTTTTGACAAAGTCACAATCTGGGCTTAATTAGTTACCGATCCAATTTCAAAATAAGTGATGACACACAGAATTTCTCAAGAATAATTTTGAAGTGTAATCTCTTGTAACTATGATCACATTACCTTAGTTTACTACCCTTATTAATCAATCCGGCCAATTAGTAGTAGGAAAACCAATCCTTCTTCTAAAGGCCTTAAtctctctttatatatggaGAAAACATCGACACATATATCATGTCTATTTATGAGTTTAACCTAGCCTAACTAGCACTTAGCCTTGGCTTAAGGCCAATTGTGATGGTGCTTTTGATCTATCCTCCAAGTCTGGTGGGATAGGGGTCATTGTTCGCCACCTCTATTAAAGaataatgtgtgtgtgtatcttaGCCACCTCTATCAAAGACGCTGCTTCAGTGCCGTCCTCCTACTCTTCTGCTCCAACTTCTTCGGGGTTTTCTCTCAGAAGAACGTGCATGGCGCGGAAGTGCCGGAGCCCTAAGGTGATTGTCAATGCGATTCCAAGAAGCCCTAATCTGATTTGCTTACAGGAGTTGGGTTTTGGTCCTTCATTTGTATCATCAAGTAATTAATCGAAGTTGTAAAACATATGAATTTGTTTGTATCGTAAACCTGGGCCTAAATAGCTCGCCTTACATAATATATTAGTGCATGTATCAGTGGCCAAAGGCCATTTGTGTTGTTCCCATTTCAGTCTTGTGAGGATTCTGTAGCATACCCTTCTAGAAAAGTTAATGAAGTTAAGGGATTGATTTGTATTCTCAGACAACTTAATGAAGTTATTATTTATAAACCAAAAACTTGTATCTTTAAGTTGTCTGCCAGTTCCAATCGATTTACCCTCTTAAATGTGAGAGTCAAAACATTATTCATGTGTTCATGACCAAAATCTGACATTGTTATTTTTGGTATTTGACTAAATAGCAATCAAACTCACTTTTGGAATTCTAAGACGGTATAAAAGTAATCGATATAGATTGGTCGGAAATGAGAGAAGCCAGCGGAGTGACCAAGCTGCTGGAATTCTTCTTCAGTCCTATTCTTGCCCTTGGTGCGATATATAGTCATCACGAATATGTCATTCTCTAAAAGAGCACGCGTCCTGTGGCTGTCGTCTGATTTCTTCGGCACCACCGGCTCACAAGCAATCAATTTCCCTCCTGCAGGAAGTGCCTTGAAACAATTCTCCAGTATCAGCTTGCACTCGCTATCCGTCCATGTTGATAAAATCCACTGGCAGTTAAGCAATATAACATGTTAATCATACCATCATAGTAATTAAGCATAACAATTACATCATGAAATGCAAAGGATTTAGTTCCTCAAACACCACCATCACTAAGCAAGCAGTGTGGGTGTTAAAAAGTGAGATCATGCACTTGCTAGGAATAGGATGGTATAAGCTTTGTTTGAGATTGCTTCTAGAATTCGAAAATAGCGGTTTTAGCTCAactcttttgagttttgacaccATTCGACAAAAAAAGCTGCAAGTGTTCTCTAAATAATAGAAGTGATTTTTGATGGTTTTTGAAGAAGCACATTTCAAGtactttaaaaaaataaaaaaaattgcacaTTACTTGACAACATTATTATAACATAGTCTCGGAGTCTTGAATTATGGTATATGTGGTGGTCAGGATTGATATTATTGGCCGATCTAATTTGTAGTTATTTCTGATTGATTTCTTagtataatttatttttttgtcccTAAATGGTTCCCACCAAATTCGAGTGATACTATTGACTTAGACAACTACATACCAATGTCATGTGGTAGTCCGAAACTACAGAATAATTCCTCACTTTTACATAACCAATCTCAAATAGTGCCATAATACTAAGTCCTACATTTGCACAGACTAGTCATGAATCAATCAATAATTGACAATTGTACGAATGCACCAACCAATTGATTTAAAGGTATCACTATAGATATGACATTTTCCTTTTGAACATTCAATGGTTCTGATATGTGAACCATTTAGTCACCCATTGACTGTTCTTTTTTGTCACACATTTAAAATAGTCAAGTAAGTTTGGTGAGTAATGAATGAAAAAGAGGCACTCAAGAACAGCAACTGATTTGATGGTCTGGCTAGTTAATCAGATACATTCATCCTCCCTAAATATTTATGGGCCAGTACGTACTCATCTGTTCAACTAGTTAAAAATTGGAAACAGCTCCTAGTCAAATGGGTCGGTGTTCTTTGTTTTATATCttctttttctaaatttttgttGCTTTCTATTTAACTAGTGGTGTaaaaattttattattattatattgaaaaaaaaaagttattcaaaaaaaagaaaaaaagtgagAGGTTATCTGAATTACCCATAATTATTGTAGATATGGCCATATGGGTagttaattattattattatttttttagaagGGATAGTTAATTGTTTGAAAATTtatttactttctttttttatatatatatttttaattttttatttaccaTACTACCAATCAATaattaaaaattatttaaaattaaTATAAGATTCAAGGGTGTTACTGTCTTTTCACATTCACTTTGACTAAATATAATATAGATAAAATCATATAgatataaatgaaaaaaataatttcaaaCCAAACCCAACATAAAAAATGTAAACTTACCTTCATGAAGATAACATCACCACTAGGAATTGACTTGAACATGTCACCACCAACATGAGTCACTCCTGCAAActcattaataaaaaaaattcatcttcCCAATCAATACTCATAAATCATAATATTGAATTGAGCTTTCGGTACATTTTAGTATTGGGTGAAATCATGTTCTCAATCAAAAATCGATCATATAATATTGAATTGAGCTTTCGGTTCATTATTTGTAGTAGGTGTAGCAAGGCCAACAACAAAATTTATGAAAATATCTCACCGGCGATAGCTGGGGCCTTCGCAACGACCTCAGGTAGGTCAAAGTTAATGCCTTCCCGTACATTGGGATATTTGTCTATGATCATTCTCAGGCAATCCCCCGCACTGCCACCCACATCCACCAGTCTCGTCACCCCTTGAAAACCATCGTAACCGTCTAGTACTGCCTTGATGAACGGCACAGATACTCCCGACATTGCCTTTTGCATCAACCCGTTCATCTCCGGCCTCTTCCCGTAGTACTGGTACGCCGGCTCACCGTTCGCCTTCACGAACGGCTCCACCGTGGGATCCACCACCGCCTCATGCACCAGTGGCCACGCCCCCATTAGTACGTCCTATTGACAATTATCATATTGTTCCAATTATCATATTGACAATTATCAGATCGATAAATACAAAAATTTTAAGACATTATTTTCACATTCTCAATCTGTCATCCTTTACAAATAATTGAACTCTAAAATAATGACAAGAACATAAAATAATGACAGACCAAGTATGTGAATAATAGCCGTTAATGTTGAAAAATATCTGATAACCTGGTGGTGCTGGAGGACATAGGCCCCATAGGAGAGACCATCTTGATTGGTGACTAAGGTTTGGCCGACCTCGGTGAGGGAGAACTTTCTCTCGGAGCCGTCGGCGTTGAAGTGCTCGGAGAACACACCGTAGCTGGTGAGCATGCGGAGGATGCGCTGGAGGTTCTCGGCGTCACCACCGCCGGCAGGGAGGACACGTTCGAGGATCTGAGAGGCGGAGAGGGGGGTGTTAGAGCCGGATTGCCAGATGGCATCGGCGACGTTGAGGCGGACGACGGCGTTTAGGGACATAGGGACGCTGATCATGTTGGCCAGCTCCAGTATGGCAATCCTTGCTTCGTTGCTTGCCTCTTTGGTTCGGTTTACGTCTTCCATGACCAGAGAGATTATCGTCGACCTGAGATTCTGAGTGTTCTAACTTCTTCTTCCTAGCTCTTGGTTGTGTTTTTTCTCTCTAAGTCTCTAGCTTGTCCATGGTAGGCCGTTTATATAGCTAGCCGCGAATAATTGAATAGTAAATGTGGATTATGGAGATCGATATGTTTGGAAGGAAATGCACAGTGTTTGAGTTGTCAGCTTCTCTGACGTGCGCGCATGTGATGAAACCTGACAAAATAGTAAGATTCTCTGATTGACTAAGTTTAAATTGGGGCGAAAAAGTGAAGATAAGAGAAGAAATGTAACTAAATGATTTGGTTTTCCATATTTGATATTGAACTAGTTATTTGGTTTTCCTTGTTTGATATTGAAGGAGAAAAGGAACTGGTATTAAAGCTGGGGTCTTTCTAGATGTATCCAGCAAAGTTTTAAGTGTACCTGACTAATTATTTATATCCAataatatttaattaaattcagCTAAATTTTCTAAAATACCCTCATCTTGTACCCAACAacatgagaaaaattcagtcaccgtccccaaactatgctgccaaggccaatttgatacccgaactctcaaaagtatcaatgtgatacccaaagacctaaattggcatcaacgtgatacttccgtccaaaatctcAAACGactccgtttgtttgctgacgtggcaaacacgTGGATCCTATATGGAAGGGTAGAATAGTCTTTTACtactaactaattaaaaaaaaaaaaaacagaatggAGCACAaagctccatctctctctcctctctctttctctcttggttctggtttttctgggttttgatggcTTTGGAGGCTGTcagtctctcgctctctctccttctctcgacCCCCGTCTCATCTCTCTCACCAACCTCATCCTTGATTTCTTCGCTATCCACCATGCCTTCATGGGCAGGGGCAGAGGGTTATGGGTCGACGAATTGTGAACCAGGGGCAGAGGGTTATGGGTCGACGACGACGATGCCACCGCAGCCGTCGATTCAGAAGACGACGAGGATCACCATCCCCAAAACGACGCCGTTGTTTCCCACTGGGGGAGGCGGCGGAGACAAGATCGAAGACGACGGAGCAAGGTTCTAATCAATCTGTTTGGGCTTCTGGGTTTTCAATCGAAGAGCCTCAAACTCTTGGTTGCTCTCTTCCTCAAGCAGCAAAGTAGAAACTCTTGGTTAATATTCTGGTTCGTTGCCGTCATCCTTGTGGCTTTGGTTTTCACAGACGAGCTCCGGTGACAGAGAATAGAAGCCCGAAAGCTTGTCGGGTTCTTCGACCTATTTTCCGACTCCGGCCACTGCTGCAAGCGAGACCGGTGGCAGTAGCTTCGTCTTGGCGAGGTGAAGAAGCCTGTGGTATCTTTGTGTCCATCCATCAACTTGAAAGAGAGAATCAAATGGGAGAAGTTTCTGAGTTTTCCGGTCATGTTATGTGTTTTCCGGCAACTGTTGACGATAAATAAGGTATTGGTGTTCCTCTATTTGTCGAGCTCTACATGATCGTGccatcaattttcagttttgattaTGATTGGACGAATTGGAATTTTGGG
This region includes:
- the LOC133723432 gene encoding nicotinate N-methyltransferase 1 yields the protein MEDVNRTKEASNEARIAILELANMISVPMSLNAVVRLNVADAIWQSGSNTPLSASQILERVLPAGGGDAENLQRILRMLTSYGVFSEHFNADGSERKFSLTEVGQTLVTNQDGLSYGAYVLQHHQDVLMGAWPLVHEAVVDPTVEPFVKANGEPAYQYYGKRPEMNGLMQKAMSGVSVPFIKAVLDGYDGFQGVTRLVDVGGSAGDCLRMIIDKYPNVREGINFDLPEVVAKAPAIAGVTHVGGDMFKSIPSGDVIFMKWILSTWTDSECKLILENCFKALPAGGKLIACEPVVPKKSDDSHRTRALLENDIFVMTIYRTKGKNRTEEEFQQLGHSAGFSHFRPIYIDYFYTVLEFQK